A single genomic interval of Thermoanaerobacter uzonensis DSM 18761 harbors:
- the def gene encoding peptide deformylase: protein MAIRYIRKNGDEVLRKKAKPVTEINPHILTILEDMAQTMYLNDGVGLAANQIGVLRRLVVIDVGEGLLELINPEIVYEEGEQVGAEGCLSIPGVVGEVKRPKKVKVKYLDREGKEREIEGEDLLARALCHEIDHLNGVLFIDKAIRFLDEEEKENVKEV, encoded by the coding sequence TTGGCAATAAGGTATATTAGAAAAAATGGAGATGAGGTCTTAAGGAAAAAAGCAAAACCTGTTACAGAGATAAATCCTCATATTCTCACTATATTAGAGGATATGGCACAAACTATGTATCTCAATGATGGAGTTGGATTAGCTGCTAATCAAATAGGAGTTTTGAGAAGGTTAGTTGTCATAGATGTGGGGGAAGGACTTTTAGAGCTTATAAACCCTGAGATTGTGTATGAAGAAGGAGAACAGGTGGGGGCCGAAGGCTGTTTAAGTATTCCTGGAGTAGTAGGAGAAGTTAAAAGGCCTAAAAAAGTAAAAGTAAAATATTTGGATAGAGAAGGTAAAGAGAGGGAAATTGAAGGAGAGGATTTACTGGCAAGAGCTTTATGCCATGAAATAGATCATTTAAACGGGGTTCTGTTTATAGATAAGGCTATAAGATTTTTAGATGAAGAAGAAAAAGAAAATGTCAAGGAGGTATGA
- the coaBC gene encoding bifunctional phosphopantothenoylcysteine decarboxylase/phosphopantothenate--cysteine ligase CoaBC — MNTSKKNVVLGVTGGIAAYKAADLTSRLVKKDINVDVIMTKEATNFISPLTFEALTNNKVVVDMFADRKYWEIEHISLAKKADVFAIVPATANIIAKIAHGIADDMLTTTILATKSPVLIAPAMNTNMYTNPVTQKNIKILKEYGFLFVEPAAGRLACGTYGAGRLADVEEIEKAILELLDNEKKRDFEGKKVLVTAGPTREPLDPVRYITNRSSGKMGYEIAKALVERGAQVILISGPTYIEVPKDVTFIPVETAVDMYNAVMMHLNEVDIVIGAAAVSDYKPKEIKKEKIKKDDEKLTIELVKNPDIMYEVGQKKGNKILIGFAAETTNLVEYAQRKLKEKNMDLIVANDVTQKGAGFEVDTNIIKIIDRNLNVKEYPLMTKIEASHVILDEIAKLL; from the coding sequence ATGAATACAAGCAAAAAAAATGTAGTATTAGGGGTTACAGGGGGTATAGCAGCTTATAAAGCTGCTGACCTTACATCTCGATTAGTAAAAAAAGACATAAATGTGGATGTCATAATGACAAAGGAAGCTACAAATTTCATAAGCCCTCTCACTTTTGAGGCTTTAACTAACAATAAAGTAGTTGTTGATATGTTTGCAGATAGGAAATATTGGGAGATTGAACATATTTCTTTAGCAAAAAAAGCAGATGTATTTGCAATAGTTCCAGCAACTGCAAATATTATTGCTAAAATTGCTCATGGGATTGCAGACGATATGTTAACTACTACTATTCTTGCTACAAAGAGTCCTGTATTAATTGCTCCCGCCATGAATACAAACATGTATACCAATCCTGTAACTCAAAAGAATATTAAAATTCTAAAAGAATATGGTTTTTTATTTGTGGAGCCAGCTGCCGGAAGGCTTGCTTGTGGGACTTATGGCGCAGGAAGATTGGCTGATGTAGAGGAGATTGAAAAAGCTATTTTAGAGTTATTGGACAATGAGAAGAAAAGAGACTTTGAAGGGAAAAAGGTATTAGTAACAGCAGGGCCTACTCGAGAGCCTCTTGACCCTGTAAGATACATTACAAATCGCTCTTCGGGTAAAATGGGCTATGAGATTGCAAAAGCTTTAGTAGAAAGAGGGGCACAAGTGATTTTAATTTCTGGCCCTACTTATATAGAGGTACCTAAAGATGTGACTTTTATTCCTGTAGAAACAGCGGTAGATATGTACAATGCTGTCATGATGCACCTTAATGAAGTAGACATTGTCATAGGGGCTGCAGCTGTTTCTGACTACAAACCTAAAGAGATAAAAAAAGAAAAGATAAAAAAAGATGATGAGAAATTAACTATTGAATTGGTTAAAAATCCAGACATAATGTATGAAGTAGGACAGAAAAAAGGAAACAAGATTTTGATAGGCTTTGCTGCTGAAACTACTAATTTAGTAGAATATGCACAAAGAAAGTTAAAGGAGAAAAATATGGATTTAATAGTTGCAAATGACGTAACTCAAAAAGGAGCAGGTTTTGAAGTGGACACTAATATAATAAAAATCATAGATAGAAATTTAAACGTAAAAGAATATCCATTGATGACAAAGATTGAAGCTTCTCATGTGATATTAGATGAAATAGCTAAATTGTTGTAG
- the priA gene encoding primosomal protein N', giving the protein MFAEVIVDIKSSNTDRVYTYRIPEGMDIKVGMRVSVPFNNRFIDGYVISITDKASYSVNKIKDIHRILDSYSIFDEKMIELAKWIKEYYKCYFSEALQTIMPVGIKQGEKKVKVVKTNIDEIPFQLSKRAPKQYEILQYLKNRSPIRLSELVKVLNIDYGVIRSLQNKGYIEIYEEEVLRFSVKDIERTKPLLLTEEQQRAVEEVKSSILTGTFDKYLLFGVTGSGKTEVYLQLIDEAIKIGKSAIVLVPEISLTPQTIERFVSRFGNRVAVIHSGLSPGERFDEWRKVKNGLVDVVVGVRNAVFAPFNNLGLIIIDEEHETTYKQSDLRPKYNAKEVAEKRCEIEKAVLVMASATPSLETYYKANKGEYKLIRLTKRINVSMPQIEVVNMSEELASGNTSIFSRKLFSYIKENLKRKEQTILFLNRRGYSSFVSCRDCGYVPKCPNCDISLTYHFEDKKLVCHYCGYEETMKDTCPKCGSKRIRYLGIGTERVENDIKKFFPNARVLRMDVDTTRKKGSHEKIFYDFRNGKADILIGTQMISKGFDIPNVTLVGVILADITLNLPDFRSSERTFQLLTQVAGRAGRGEKPGRVVIQTYEDDHYSIVTAKQQNYVKFYNEEIKYREIFIYPPFSHLMNIVISGEEEEEVKNTAANTYLTCQKLINKLQNKSYNKILGPAPAPISKINNRYRWQVILKSEDRNILTEIAEEIQKMKYPKDIRIAVDIDPLNIM; this is encoded by the coding sequence ATGTTTGCCGAGGTCATTGTAGATATTAAATCTTCTAATACGGACAGGGTATACACTTATCGTATTCCTGAAGGAATGGATATAAAAGTTGGTATGAGGGTATCTGTTCCTTTTAATAATAGGTTTATAGATGGTTATGTAATAAGTATTACTGACAAGGCGTCTTATTCAGTGAATAAAATAAAGGATATCCATAGGATTTTAGACAGCTATAGCATATTTGATGAAAAAATGATTGAATTGGCTAAGTGGATAAAGGAATATTATAAATGTTATTTTTCCGAAGCTCTCCAGACTATAATGCCTGTAGGGATAAAGCAAGGGGAAAAGAAAGTAAAGGTTGTGAAAACAAATATTGATGAGATACCTTTCCAACTTTCTAAAAGAGCCCCTAAGCAATATGAGATTTTACAATATTTAAAAAATAGAAGTCCTATTAGGCTTTCTGAGCTTGTCAAGGTACTCAATATAGACTATGGAGTTATAAGAAGTTTACAAAATAAAGGGTATATAGAAATTTATGAGGAAGAAGTATTGAGATTTAGTGTAAAAGATATTGAAAGAACCAAGCCTCTATTATTGACAGAAGAACAACAAAGAGCTGTAGAAGAGGTTAAAAGTTCTATCTTGACAGGCACTTTTGATAAATATTTGCTTTTTGGTGTAACAGGAAGTGGCAAAACTGAAGTTTATCTTCAATTAATAGATGAAGCTATAAAAATAGGCAAAAGCGCTATAGTTTTAGTACCAGAAATCTCATTGACGCCTCAGACTATTGAAAGATTTGTGAGTCGATTTGGCAATAGAGTGGCTGTAATTCACAGTGGCCTTTCACCGGGAGAGCGTTTTGATGAATGGCGAAAAGTAAAAAATGGTTTAGTGGACGTAGTAGTTGGTGTGAGAAATGCAGTTTTTGCCCCTTTTAATAATCTTGGCCTTATTATAATTGACGAGGAACATGAGACTACCTACAAACAATCAGACTTAAGACCTAAATATAATGCTAAAGAAGTGGCAGAAAAGCGGTGTGAAATAGAAAAAGCAGTTCTGGTTATGGCCAGTGCTACTCCTTCTTTAGAGACCTATTATAAAGCTAATAAAGGAGAATATAAACTTATAAGACTTACAAAAAGGATTAATGTTTCTATGCCGCAGATAGAAGTTGTCAATATGAGTGAGGAATTGGCAAGCGGAAATACTTCAATATTCAGTCGTAAATTATTTTCCTATATAAAAGAAAATCTTAAAAGGAAAGAGCAAACTATTCTTTTTTTAAACAGAAGAGGATACTCTTCATTTGTTTCCTGCAGAGATTGCGGTTATGTGCCTAAATGTCCTAATTGTGATATTTCTTTAACTTATCATTTTGAAGATAAAAAATTGGTTTGCCATTATTGCGGTTATGAGGAGACTATGAAAGATACATGTCCTAAATGTGGAAGTAAAAGGATTAGGTATTTAGGTATAGGGACCGAAAGAGTAGAAAACGACATAAAAAAGTTTTTTCCTAATGCAAGAGTTTTGAGGATGGATGTAGATACCACAAGAAAAAAAGGGTCTCATGAGAAAATTTTTTATGACTTTAGAAATGGTAAGGCAGACATTCTAATCGGTACGCAAATGATATCTAAAGGCTTTGACATTCCAAATGTTACGTTGGTGGGAGTAATACTTGCAGATATAACTTTAAATCTTCCTGATTTTAGGTCCAGTGAGAGGACTTTTCAGCTACTTACTCAGGTAGCTGGAAGGGCAGGAAGAGGTGAAAAGCCTGGAAGAGTAGTAATACAGACCTATGAAGATGACCACTATAGTATAGTTACTGCAAAACAGCAAAATTATGTGAAGTTTTACAACGAAGAGATAAAATACAGAGAAATTTTTATATATCCTCCCTTTTCACATCTAATGAATATAGTGATATCAGGAGAAGAGGAAGAAGAGGTTAAAAACACTGCTGCAAACACTTATTTAACTTGTCAAAAGCTTATTAACAAACTTCAAAATAAGAGTTATAATAAAATACTAGGACCTGCTCCAGCTCCTATAAGTAAAATAAACAACCGATATAGATGGCAGGTCATTTTAAAAAGTGAAGATAGAAATATCTTGACAGAGATAGCAGAAGAAATTCAAAAGATGAAATATCCTAAGGATATAAGGATAGCTGTAGACATTGACCCTTTGAATATCATGTAA
- the remA gene encoding extracellular matrix/biofilm regulator RemA translates to MSIKLINIGFGNIISANRLVAIVSPESAPIKRIIQEAKNRGMLIDATYGRRTRAVIITDSDHIILSAVQPETVANRLNSNKEILEDTLEEEEEEGE, encoded by the coding sequence ATGTCGATTAAATTAATAAATATTGGTTTTGGCAATATAATTTCGGCTAATAGATTGGTGGCAATAGTTAGTCCAGAATCTGCACCTATAAAAAGAATAATTCAAGAGGCAAAAAATAGAGGTATGCTTATCGATGCTACATATGGTAGAAGAACAAGAGCCGTTATAATTACTGATAGTGACCACATAATACTTTCTGCTGTTCAACCAGAGACCGTAGCTAATCGTCTCAATTCTAACAAGGAGATATTAGAAGATACTTTAGAAGAAGAGGAAGAAGAGGGAGAGTAG
- the dapF gene encoding diaminopimelate epimerase, producing MKFTKMHGLGNDFIVIEALENVDYSELAIKLCDRHFGIGADGLLVVEPSGIADIRMRIFNADGSEAEMCGNGSRCFAKYIYERGIVKKEKMAVETLAGVIMPEVFEENGKVESVKVYMGNPIFEASKIPVKSDKQKFINEPVKIEGKVYKLTSLRVGVPHTIVFVESLDENMIKELGPKIEKSSLFPQGTNVDFVKVEDKENISVRTWERGVGLTLACGSGACASAVASAILGKTERNVNVHFKAGKLLVEWLEDNSIYLSGSVEEVFRGEIDFSLIQREFDYNKKKVI from the coding sequence GTGAAATTTACTAAAATGCATGGATTGGGAAATGACTTTATAGTAATTGAGGCTCTAGAAAATGTAGATTATAGTGAATTAGCTATTAAACTTTGTGATAGGCATTTTGGTATAGGTGCGGATGGTCTTTTAGTTGTTGAGCCTTCAGGAATTGCAGATATTAGGATGAGGATTTTTAATGCAGATGGTAGCGAAGCAGAAATGTGCGGTAATGGTTCTAGATGTTTTGCAAAATATATTTATGAAAGAGGGATAGTAAAAAAAGAGAAAATGGCAGTGGAAACCTTAGCGGGAGTGATTATGCCAGAAGTTTTTGAAGAAAATGGGAAAGTAGAAAGTGTAAAAGTTTATATGGGCAATCCCATTTTTGAAGCTAGCAAAATACCTGTAAAAAGTGACAAGCAAAAATTTATAAATGAGCCAGTAAAAATAGAGGGGAAAGTTTATAAATTAACTTCTCTAAGGGTAGGAGTGCCTCATACTATTGTTTTTGTAGAATCATTAGATGAAAATATGATTAAAGAATTAGGTCCTAAAATTGAAAAATCTTCCCTTTTCCCTCAAGGCACAAATGTAGATTTTGTAAAAGTAGAAGATAAAGAAAATATTTCTGTGAGGACTTGGGAAAGAGGTGTGGGGCTTACTCTTGCTTGTGGAAGCGGCGCCTGTGCGTCTGCGGTAGCTTCAGCAATTTTAGGTAAGACGGAGCGAAATGTCAATGTCCATTTTAAAGCTGGAAAGCTTTTGGTAGAATGGTTGGAGGACAATAGTATTTATTTATCAGGAAGTGTGGAAGAAGTCTTTAGAGGTGAGATAGACTTTAGTTTAATACAGAGAGAATTTGACTATAATAAGAAAAAGGTGATATGA
- a CDS encoding Rqc2 family fibronectin-binding protein, whose amino-acid sequence MALDGITLHAITKELKEEIIGGRIDKIYQPEKEELIFIIRNKGKNYKLLLSANANYPRIYLTEENKENPAEPPMFCMLLRKFLQNGRIIDIKQVEFDRIIKIDIETKDELENQTIKTLIIEIMGRHSNIILIDKATQTIIDSIKRVYSDMSKVREVLPGRQYVYPPLQEKLNINNLSLPSFKEAVNNYKSKKIEKTLVDILQGFSPTLAREVAFRCNVSDRFVESIEDEQIENLYQHIKKIYEDVLILNLKPCIAFQENEVIDFSCIDLTQYITKTFFPTVNQAACKFFSEKANIINLQARSSDLRKIINNNLEKLYNKLDKLQQELNEAKNADTFRLYGELITANMHLLKKGMESFKTINYYTGEEIEIPIDKKYSPSENAQRYFKKYSKLKNANKIIEKQISDTLEEITYLEGQLVNLENCTLPSEIEEIKNELSEQGYIHKQQKKKISRQTLSQPLHVVSSDGFDIYIGKNNTQNDYLTLKFANPNDIWLHTKDIPGSHVIIKTNNKSVPETTLIEAAKLAAKYSKAKNSSNVPVDYTLKKYVKKPSGAKPGFVIYTNQKTLYVNPE is encoded by the coding sequence ATGGCTTTGGACGGCATAACTTTACATGCAATAACAAAAGAATTAAAAGAAGAAATTATTGGTGGAAGAATTGATAAAATATATCAACCTGAAAAAGAAGAATTAATCTTTATAATACGAAATAAAGGTAAAAACTATAAACTGTTATTGTCTGCTAATGCAAATTATCCAAGAATATATCTTACAGAAGAAAATAAAGAAAATCCTGCTGAGCCTCCAATGTTTTGCATGCTTTTAAGAAAATTTCTTCAAAACGGCAGGATAATAGATATAAAACAAGTAGAATTTGACAGAATAATAAAAATCGATATAGAAACAAAAGACGAATTAGAAAATCAAACAATTAAAACTCTAATTATTGAAATAATGGGAAGACACAGCAATATCATATTAATTGACAAAGCTACTCAAACGATAATAGATAGCATAAAAAGAGTATATTCCGATATGAGTAAAGTAAGAGAAGTACTACCTGGGAGGCAATATGTCTACCCACCACTGCAGGAAAAGTTAAATATAAATAATCTCTCGCTACCTTCTTTTAAAGAAGCTGTTAACAACTACAAATCAAAAAAAATTGAAAAAACTCTAGTAGATATTCTACAAGGATTTAGCCCCACTTTAGCAAGAGAAGTTGCTTTTAGATGTAATGTATCTGACAGATTTGTAGAATCAATAGAAGATGAGCAAATTGAAAATCTATATCAACACATAAAAAAAATATATGAAGATGTTTTAATCTTAAATTTAAAACCCTGCATTGCTTTTCAGGAAAATGAAGTAATTGACTTTTCTTGTATTGATTTGACTCAATATATTACAAAAACTTTTTTCCCTACAGTAAACCAAGCTGCTTGTAAATTTTTCAGTGAAAAAGCAAATATAATAAATTTGCAAGCAAGGTCCTCGGATTTAAGAAAAATCATCAACAACAATTTAGAAAAACTTTATAACAAACTAGATAAGCTTCAACAAGAATTAAACGAAGCAAAAAATGCTGACACTTTTAGACTTTACGGTGAACTTATAACAGCAAATATGCACCTTCTAAAAAAAGGAATGGAAAGCTTCAAAACTATAAACTATTACACTGGCGAAGAAATTGAAATACCCATTGACAAAAAATATTCCCCTTCAGAAAATGCCCAAAGATACTTTAAAAAATACAGCAAGTTAAAAAATGCCAATAAAATAATAGAAAAACAAATATCCGATACTCTTGAGGAAATAACTTATTTAGAAGGTCAACTAGTGAACTTGGAAAATTGTACATTACCATCAGAAATAGAGGAAATAAAAAATGAACTATCTGAACAAGGGTATATACATAAGCAGCAAAAGAAAAAAATATCACGGCAAACTCTTTCTCAACCATTGCATGTAGTATCTTCAGACGGTTTCGACATATATATAGGAAAAAACAACACTCAAAACGATTATCTAACGTTAAAATTCGCAAATCCTAACGATATATGGCTTCACACAAAAGACATACCAGGGTCCCACGTCATAATAAAGACAAATAACAAATCTGTGCCTGAAACAACTCTTATTGAAGCTGCAAAATTAGCCGCCAAATATAGCAAAGCGAAAAATTCTTCAAATGTACCTGTTGATTATACCTTAAAAAAATATGTAAAAAAACCTTCTGGCGCAAAACCAGGTTTTGTAATATATACAAACCAAAAGACCCTTTATGTAAATCCAGAGTAA
- the rpoZ gene encoding DNA-directed RNA polymerase subunit omega: protein MILYPSIVDLMEKVDSKYTLCSLVAKRARQLIAGDTKLLDIDSDKPVTIATEEVNKGLITYQRPQKYGIK from the coding sequence ATGATTTTATATCCATCAATTGTAGATTTAATGGAAAAAGTGGATAGCAAATATACTTTGTGTTCTTTAGTTGCAAAAAGAGCAAGACAGCTTATTGCTGGTGACACTAAATTATTAGACATAGATTCTGATAAACCTGTAACAATTGCTACAGAAGAAGTAAATAAAGGACTTATTACTTATCAAAGACCGCAAAAATATGGAATAAAATAG
- the gmk gene encoding guanylate kinase: MLSKKKKGLLIVLSGPSGAGKGTICKALMEKEKDLKLSISATTRQPRSGEIEGKNYFFKSEEEFEKMIENDSFLEWAKVYDHYYGTPKDFVLKNLEEGNDVVLEIDIQGALKIKEKFPEGVFIFILPPSMEELKNRIKKRGTETEEEIIKRFKSAYEELNYVSKYNYVVINDSVEEAVEKIRAIIIAEKCRVDRNKDLYLEIKEGLT, translated from the coding sequence GTGTTGTCGAAAAAGAAAAAAGGGTTACTTATTGTACTTTCTGGGCCGTCAGGTGCAGGGAAAGGGACGATATGCAAAGCTTTGATGGAAAAAGAGAAAGATTTAAAATTGAGTATATCTGCCACTACCCGTCAGCCAAGAAGCGGAGAAATAGAAGGGAAAAACTATTTTTTCAAATCGGAAGAAGAATTTGAGAAAATGATAGAAAATGATTCTTTTTTAGAATGGGCAAAGGTATACGACCACTACTATGGAACACCAAAGGATTTCGTATTAAAAAATTTAGAAGAAGGAAATGATGTGGTTTTAGAGATAGATATTCAAGGAGCTTTAAAGATAAAAGAGAAGTTTCCAGAAGGAGTGTTTATTTTCATATTGCCTCCTTCAATGGAAGAATTAAAAAATAGGATTAAAAAACGGGGGACAGAGACAGAAGAGGAGATAATAAAAAGATTTAAAAGTGCTTATGAAGAATTAAATTATGTTTCCAAGTACAATTATGTAGTTATAAATGATAGTGTAGAAGAAGCGGTTGAAAAAATTAGAGCTATAATTATTGCAGAAAAATGCAGAGTTGATAGAAATAAGGATTTGTACTTAGAAATCAAGGAGGGATTGACATGA
- a CDS encoding Chromate resistance protein ChrB, which yields MKWLLFVYKVPSDSSTARVTIWRRIKKIGALYLQQSVCIVPYVERFLKEIEKLKDEIKGFGGDFKAFEVVALDEEIEKDVIEQFNHQRREEYSEIKEQCEEFFKEIEKEIARKNFTFAELEENEDELNKLYKWFEKVAQRDVFECEIKKEVEKLLEKASRDFEYFASLVYENNKE from the coding sequence TTGAAGTGGTTACTTTTTGTGTATAAGGTCCCGAGTGATTCTTCTACAGCTAGAGTTACTATATGGAGAAGAATAAAAAAAATCGGTGCTTTGTATTTACAACAGTCTGTATGTATTGTACCTTACGTGGAAAGGTTTTTAAAAGAAATAGAGAAGCTAAAGGATGAAATTAAAGGCTTTGGAGGAGATTTTAAAGCCTTTGAAGTAGTGGCCCTTGATGAAGAAATAGAGAAAGATGTGATAGAACAATTTAATCATCAAAGGAGGGAAGAATATAGTGAAATAAAGGAACAATGTGAAGAGTTTTTTAAAGAGATTGAAAAAGAGATAGCAAGAAAAAATTTTACTTTTGCAGAATTAGAGGAAAATGAAGATGAGTTGAATAAGTTATATAAGTGGTTTGAAAAAGTAGCCCAAAGAGATGTGTTTGAGTGTGAAATAAAAAAAGAGGTTGAGAAATTATTAGAAAAAGCCAGTCGAGACTTTGAATATTTTGCTTCATTGGTTTATGAAAATAATAAAGAGTGA
- a CDS encoding MFS transporter, with protein sequence MLNVIILGLTSLLTDISTEMVYPLIPLFLTSQLGASPAIVGIIEGFAESLASILKVFSGYISDKVGKRKPLAIAGYSFSTIGKMFLYFATSWGWVFLGRTSDRFGKGIRTAPRDALIAEAVDKENIGRAYGLHRALDTLGATIGITLAYYFLTSYKGDYKAVFMYSLIPAFLGVIVLFFAKESTVKHELSKKLSFSWKSLDRRLQMFLIVILIFALGNSSNQFLLLRAKNVGFSDSDVILLYLVYNIVYMIFSYPMGRLSDKIGRKKLLIMGYFFYGIVYLGFAILGFKTAMWVLFSVYGLYIALTEGVEKALVAEISPPHLKGTVIGLHATFTGIGLLPASFIAGVLWDTLGVTAPFYFGGIMGVLAAIGLMIVL encoded by the coding sequence TTGTTAAATGTAATTATTTTGGGGTTGACAAGTCTTCTTACAGATATATCTACTGAAATGGTATATCCTCTGATTCCACTTTTTCTCACTTCTCAACTTGGGGCAAGTCCGGCAATAGTAGGGATTATTGAAGGGTTTGCAGAAAGTCTAGCTAGTATACTTAAGGTTTTTTCAGGGTACATATCTGATAAAGTAGGTAAAAGAAAACCTTTAGCTATAGCTGGATATTCTTTTTCTACTATAGGAAAAATGTTTTTGTATTTTGCTACTTCATGGGGATGGGTTTTTTTAGGTAGAACCAGTGACAGATTTGGAAAAGGAATACGAACAGCTCCAAGAGATGCTTTGATTGCTGAAGCTGTAGATAAAGAAAACATTGGGAGAGCATATGGACTTCATAGGGCATTGGATACTTTAGGCGCAACGATTGGAATTACTTTAGCGTATTATTTTTTGACTTCTTATAAAGGGGATTATAAAGCAGTTTTTATGTATTCTCTGATACCAGCTTTTTTAGGAGTTATTGTGCTGTTTTTTGCTAAGGAAAGCACGGTAAAACATGAACTTTCAAAAAAACTTTCATTTTCTTGGAAAAGTCTTGATAGACGTCTTCAAATGTTTTTAATAGTTATTTTAATTTTTGCCTTAGGCAATTCTTCTAATCAATTTTTACTTTTGAGAGCAAAAAATGTGGGCTTTAGCGATTCGGATGTTATACTTTTGTACTTGGTGTATAATATTGTTTACATGATATTTTCATATCCAATGGGAAGATTATCTGATAAGATAGGGAGAAAAAAGCTTCTCATTATGGGTTATTTCTTTTATGGAATAGTGTATTTAGGATTTGCAATTTTGGGTTTTAAAACTGCTATGTGGGTGTTATTCTCTGTCTATGGTTTATACATCGCTTTGACTGAGGGTGTTGAAAAAGCTTTAGTTGCGGAAATTTCTCCACCTCATTTAAAAGGTACAGTTATAGGGCTTCATGCTACTTTTACAGGCATTGGCCTTTTACCGGCTTCTTTTATAGCAGGGGTACTTTGGGATACATTGGGAGTAACTGCACCTTTTTATTTTGGTGGAATTATGGGAGTTTTGGCTGCTATTGGCCTTATGATCGTTTTATGA
- a CDS encoding YicC/YloC family endoribonuclease, protein MIKSMTGYGRGEIKEKGYYITVEIKSLNHRFLDINCRMNKLLSGLEEKVREFVSKQIARGRIELNIGFEVYERSINVIEIDESLLSEYLRVFTDIKSKFELEGFIKVSDLVYLPEVIKVKNDDLDLEEIWKLLKLPLSEAINNLIDMRNKEGIKLYDDVVNRIDKISNIVKEIEDLSFVMVEDYRKRLEQRIKELGVDIDHNRMAMEIAIIADKSCIAEEITRLKSHIIQFKDSLEEEGSIGKKLDFIVQEMNREANTIASKSIDYRISSKVIDLKNEIEKIREQVQNIE, encoded by the coding sequence ATGATAAAAAGCATGACCGGTTATGGAAGAGGTGAGATTAAGGAGAAAGGCTATTATATAACTGTGGAAATTAAATCTTTAAACCACAGATTTTTAGATATAAATTGCAGAATGAATAAACTTTTAAGTGGACTTGAAGAAAAAGTGAGAGAATTTGTTTCAAAGCAGATTGCGAGAGGGAGAATAGAATTAAATATTGGCTTTGAAGTATATGAAAGAAGCATTAATGTTATAGAAATTGATGAGAGTCTTTTGTCAGAGTATCTTAGAGTTTTTACTGATATAAAGTCTAAATTTGAATTAGAAGGATTTATAAAGGTAAGTGATTTGGTGTATTTGCCAGAGGTTATCAAAGTAAAGAATGATGATTTGGATTTAGAAGAAATATGGAAGCTATTAAAACTGCCATTGAGTGAAGCTATTAATAACCTCATTGACATGAGAAACAAAGAAGGTATAAAATTATACGATGATGTAGTTAATAGGATAGACAAAATTTCAAATATAGTAAAAGAGATTGAAGATTTGAGTTTTGTAATGGTAGAAGATTATAGAAAAAGATTGGAACAGCGTATAAAAGAATTGGGGGTAGATATAGATCATAATAGGATGGCAATGGAAATAGCAATTATTGCTGACAAGTCATGTATTGCTGAAGAAATAACAAGGCTTAAAAGTCACATTATCCAATTTAAAGATTCTTTAGAAGAAGAAGGGTCTATAGGTAAAAAATTAGACTTTATAGTTCAAGAGATGAATCGTGAAGCTAATACCATTGCTTCAAAGTCGATAGACTATAGAATTTCTAGTAAAGTCATTGACTTGAAAAATGAAATTGAAAAAATTAGAGAACAAGTTCAAAATATTGAGTAG